The DNA region TAAATAAGTGATTAAAACTAAAAAAACAGCCTGATTTCTGCCTTCCTTATTTCAGGAAATGAACAAGCTGTTTTTATAGTACCCGAGGCCGGAATCGAACCGGCACGAGATTGCTCTCATTGGTTTTTGAGACCAACGCGTCTACCTATTCCGCCACTCGGGCAAATAAATAAAGAACTTTTTAATGAGGCGCAAAGATAAAGATTTGTTTAGTAAGTGACAAAGAAAATCGTTGTTTCTTACAGATGGCGTTTTTTAAATTCGTCAACCCCTTTTTGCAGAAAGGCCGCATAGTTTTCAACATCGGCATCATAGGCGCTGGGCTCCGACAGTTTAGCCGTATTCACCATGTTTTTATCCTTTATCTCAGTAAAGGGGTCAAGCAACACATAATATGGTTGAGCATTAACACCGTAATATTCAGCCTGCATGTCCGACCATTTTTGTCCGTAAGTTTTAATGCTGCGCTCCTTTCCGCTCACTACAGAAACATATTTTTCACTCTCGGGCAGTTCCTCCCTGTCGTCGGTGTATAGCGTAATGATGACGTATTCTTTTTTTAATAAAGGCAGCACCTTGTCTTCGCCCCATACCGATGCTTCCATTTTTTTGCAATTGGTGCATCCCAGGCCGGAAAAATCGAGCAATACGGGTTTGTTTTGCTTTTTGGCAAATTCAATGCCCTGCCGGTAATCCAGAAAATGAACCAGGCCGTAAGCACCTTCTTTGGTATTGTAATCTTTGTATAAGGATTTATCGGTATTATCAGAGACAGCAACTGCTTGCTTATTTAAATTAAATGACTGTGTGGTAATCGAAGGCATAAATCCGCTGATGGATTTTAGCGGTGCCCCCCACAGGCCGGGTATTAAAATCAAGGCAATAACAAAACTTGTCATGGCGAGAAATAATCTGAAGACACCAATATGTTTCAGCTCGCTGTCGTGCGCCATTTTTATTTTTCCCAGCAGATAAAATCCCATCATGACAAATATGGTTATCCAGATTGCCAGAAAGAGTTCACGCGACATAATGTGCCACCCCGCAACGGTATCGGCAGTTACAAAAAATTTTAACGAGAAGGCAAGCATCAGGAAGGCCAGCACTACTTTTACTGAGTTCATCCAGCCGCCGGATTTTGGCATGGATTTGAGCCAGGATGGGAAAACGGCCAGCAACATAAAAGGGATAGCCATAGCAATGGAAAAACCAAGCATTCCCATCAGGGGAGATAAAAAGTTAGCCGAAGAAGCAGTCTCTACTAATAAAGCGCCTAGTATAGGACCCGTACAGGAAAAAGAAACCAACACTAAAGTAATGCCCATAAAAAATACTCCGATGAGGCCCCCGCTTTGTTCGCTTTTTTTATCAAGAGCACTGGTCCACCTACTTGGCAGGGTTAATTCAAAAACACCAAAAAAAGCAATGGCAAAAACAATCATAAGTGCAAAGAAGAAGAGATTAAAGACAGGGCTGGTTGCGAGTTTTCCCAAAGCATCGGGGCCGAAAATTAAAGAAATTGCCAGCCCGAGAGCCACATACACCACAATGATGGTCAGTCCGTATATTATCGATTCACGAATGGCGCTACGCCTTGATTGTGTTTTGTTTAAAAAGAAACTTACGGTCATAGGAATCACTGGCCAAACACAAGGTGTCAGCAGTGCCAGAAATCCGGCTCCCAGCCCAAAAAGAAAAATCAGCCAAATTGATTTTCCATCTTGTTTTTCTTTTTCAGAAGTTTGTATTACAGAAGCAGTATCGGTTTTCAGAGAATCATTTGTTTTTGCGCTGCTGTCAATAACAGGTGTATTGGCAGCTGTTGTGTCAGGAACGGTATTGTTTTCTGACATCTTAAATTTTGAAACTTCAACTTTAATTTTAAGATTTTCTGATAAGGGAATACAACTATTGTCATTACATACCATGTATTCTATGTCCACATTTATGGTAAAATCTTTATTGCCTGAAACGATAATTTTTTGCATGAAAGAGACATTCTTTTTCCATTTTCCGATTTTCATCTCAAACATTTCATCATATACTTCTGTTGGCTTGGGCGTTGTTATGATTTTACCCTGAGTTTTGTAACTTCTCGCAGCCGTAAATTTAATTTCTGTCGGCAGCGGGCCACCCGTGGGTACCTCCATGGCATAAAGATTCCATCCTTCATCAATTTTAGCCTTCAATATGATTTCTGCAGGATTGTTTTCAAGAGGCTTTACTTCATAAGACCATTTTACGGGATTCAGAATTTGTGCCCCTGCATTGAAAATGCTCAAAACAAAAACAGCAAAAACAAAAAATAATTTTAGTTTTTTCATAAACATAGATGATTCAGAAATTGAAGATTTACATATCAAAATAAGTCTGCTAAATTAATACATTATTTTAACCATTTTATTTCTAAAATAGTATGTGTGGATGGAGTAATTTTAAAACGGTTGTCAATTCTATGGCCAACAATCCAAATAATTTTGTTTCCCGAACACAAAATCCAGGTATTTGATTTTTCAACAATAGAAAATTTATTATCACTAAAAAAATCACTGAGTTTTTTTTTGTTTTTCATGCCCAAAGGATAAAAAATATCACCTTTCTTCCATCTGCGCAAGCTTAGTGGAAATAGTAATTTATCATAATCAAGCAGGGCGGTAGTTTTTGCTTTGTTTGTTTTTTCAGAGTTTGTATTTTTTATTTTCTTCAAGTGAAGCACAAGAGGCTCTGATATTTTTTTTATCTGTTTTTCTATTAGAAAAGTCTCAGCTTCCTGAGGTTTTTTTATTTGTTCTATAATAAGATAATCTCTGTCTTTTATCAGGCGATGAGTTTGGGAATAAAAAATTTTGCCTGAAATATTGTTAAGTGTTCGGCAGATGTCTTCGCAAACAAACTTGTTGAAACCATAAGGAGAAATATATTCATAGAGAAGGTGGGAGCATGGTGTATTTGTTTTCAGAAATTCCAGAGGAAGTGTAATATTTCCGTTTTCAGAAACAAACAAAGGGGAGTTGCTTTCGAGATAATGATGATAAATCGTTTCAGTGTTTTTTAGCCTGCACATGCACTCCAAAATGGTTTTTCTATATTCGGGTTGAATTTTTTCGAGTACGGGGAGAAGCTTCAGCCTTATTTTGTTTCGCAGGTATTTGTCTTCGGAGTTTGACGAATCGGAACAAAAACATATTTTGTGTTTACAGGCATAATCTTCGAGCTCATTTCTGAAAAAAGGTAAAAGTGGCCGTATAACGTGGTTTTGCTTTTCGGGTATTCCCGTTAGCCCGCGGATACTTGTTCCGCGAATAAGATTCACAAAAAAAGACTCTATTTGGTCGTCAGCATGATGTGCTGTGGCAATATAATCGTAATGAATTTCTTTTCTTAGTGCTTCAAACCAGCTATAGCGCAGTTTTCTTGCAGCTTCCTGTATGGATAATTTGTTTTGTTTTGCATAAGCTGAGGTGTCAAAACTTTTTACAAAGTATTTTATTTTTTTTCTTTTTGCATAGTTTCTGACAAAAAGTTCGTCATGGTCGGATTCATTTCCCCTTAATGCAAAATTACAATGCGCTATTGCAACATGATAGCCTCCTTGTAAAAAAAGTTCTGCCATCACCATGGAGTCAATCCCGCCGCTTACAGTAAGCAATATCTTATCCGTTTCGCAACATAATCCGCTCTGTTTTATATGTTTAAGAAATTTTGACAGCATGCTGAACAAAAGTAATAAAAAAAGCACACCTTTCGATGTGCTTTCTGTGGCAACGACTGGAATCGAACCAGTGACACAAGGATTTTCAGTCCTCTGCTCTACCATCTGAGCTACGTCGCCCCCTCAAAAAAGAGAGGGCAAAAATACAAAATTTTTACAATTCCGAAAAACAAAATAAAAAAAACGTCATAATTTGCCATAAACCGCTAATTTTGTTGAGATTTATGACTAAACTAGTCCTTGATATAGGAAATTCTTTTCAAAAAGCTGCCATATTTTCTAATAATGATATGGTTTATTTTGAATCTGCTGAAAACATTTATGTAAGCCTTGAAAGCCTTTTTTGCAAATTTCATCCTGCTTCTGCAATTATAGCCTCCGTAGTTGAAAAAAATAAAGCATTAATAAACCTTTTAAATTCAAAATGCCCTACCCTTATTTGCAACGGACAAATTCCCACACCCCTGACTAACAAATATTTAACTCCGGAAACACTAGGAGGAGACAGGTTGGCGGCGGCTGTTGCAGGAAACCAAATGTTCCCTGCAAAAAACCTGCTGGTAGTTGATGCCGGAACATGTATCAAATATGATTTTGTTCGTGCCGATGCAACATATCTCGGCGGTTCTATTGCTCCCGGAATACAAATGAGATTTAATGCCCTGCATACTTTTACTGGAAAACTTCCGTTAGTTGAACGAACAGAAAATACCCCATTGACAGGAAAAAACACAACACAGTCTATTTTATCCGGAGTGCTGAACGGTACTGTTGCTGAAGTGGACGGTATTATTTATAAGTATAATGAACAGTATTCGGATATAAAGGTGGTGTTAACCGGAGGAGATGCAGATTATTTGGCTGGCAAACTAAAAAGTAAGATATTTGCAATCCCGAATATGGTGTTGATTGGGTTAAAAATAATTCTTGATTATAATGATAAAGAAAAATAAAATAAAATATATATTCCCGCTTATTTTGTTGTTGCTCAGTTTTTCAGTGACTGCACAAATAAGAATCAGCTCCCCTTATTCCCGATATGGGCTTGGGGAAATGAATGTTACACAATCTACCTATTCAGCAGGAATGGGGGGAATAGGGCTGGGACTCAGGCATCCTACTTTCATTAATGTTAACAACCCTGCTTCATATACCGCTTTTGATTCAAACTCTTTTGTATTCGATCTTGGCCTTGTCAGCAAATCAACGCAATTAAAAAGTAATATATCCACACAGGATTATACAAATTACACGACCCTTAATCATCTTTTCTTCGGGTTTCCCATCACCCGCTGGTGTGGGGTTTCTTTAGGAATTATGCCTTTTTCCAAAACAGGTTATAAAGTTAATTTTTCCGACACCCTGACAAATGTTGGAAAAGTTTTGGAAGAATTTACAGGTAGCGGAGGTGTTAATAAGGTGTTTTTAGGAGTGGCATTCAAACCTTTCTCGGGATTTTCTATCGGCTTAAACTTGAATTATTTCTTTGGAACCATATTTAAAGATCGCTCGGTTTATCTGCCGGATGATGCTTACTCATATAGTATAAGGGTAAAAAATGATATTTCTGTTTCCGGAATAAATATTGATTACGGGATGCAATATCAGCTTAACCTGAAAAAAAATTACACTCTTATTGTAGGAACAAAATTTAACCTTCCAATGAATGTTGGGGCTAAGCGAACTCTTGTTGCAGAGCGCTTTACAAAAAGCGGAGAGATTGAAAGTATTAAAGACACATTAATGTATTTTGACTCCGAGCGGGGAAAAATCAAAATGCCCTTTGGTATTGGCGGAGGATTTACTTTTTCAAAGAAAAACATTTGGATGCTTGGCGCCGATTTGGAATGGCAGAATTGGAAAAACTTCAGGAATTTTGGGGCCACCGATTCGATAAACAACAGCCTGTCGGTATCTCTGGGAGGGGAATATATTCCTTCCTATCTTTCGCCCACAGGCTATTGGAAAAAAATGTCTTACCGGCTGGGGTTTCGTTATTCACAAAATTATCTGGAATTACGTAACACAAAGATTAATGATTTCAGCGCCACTATTGGGTTGGGGTTTCCTATAAGAAAAATTAAAACCATTTTGAATGTTGCTTTTGAAGCCGGGACAAAAGGCTCTGTTAGTCAAAACCTGTTACAGGAAAATTATTTTCGCGTTATTTTAGGTATATCTTTCCGCGACTTCTGGTTCTACAGGCCAAAACTTGAATAATTACTTAATTATGAATTATTTGTTGCACAAGACATTTATTGTCTTTATTTGCATTGCATTGCTTTTGTCTGTATCTTGTAAAAACAAACTTGAAGATATAAATGCTATCACCTTCGCAGATACTTTTCCGATAGAAGCTGGAAAGAATATTGAAATAATTTACAGCGAAAATGCACAAATACAAACGGTATTAAAAGCTCCGGAATATTTCAGGTATGGAGGGAAAAATCCTTACTCCGAAATGCCTAAAGGTATTGATGCTACCTTTTATGATTCTTCTATGAAAGTTAAAACACGTTTAACATCAAAGTATGCCATAAAATATGATAATAAAAACACGATGGAAGCCAAAAATGACGTGGTTGTTATAAATGAAAAAGGTGAACAACTGAATACAGAACACCTTATTTGGAATGAAAAAGAAAGAAAAATTTATACAGATGTTTTTGTTAAAATTACCACAAGCGACAAAGTATTTTATGGTGATGGAATGGATGCCGATGATTCCTTTATAAAATGGGTCATCAGAAAACCCCGCGGAACATTTTATATTAACACAGAAGATTCTGAAACAGAATAATTGTTCAGATGGAATACAATTATATAATTGCTCTAATTTCTGTTTTGTTTTCTGCTCTTTTCTCTGGAGCCGAAATAGCTTTTGTTACTTCAAATAAACTTAAGATCGAGCTGGATAAAAAAAACAGAAAAATAACGAACCGGATTCTGTCCGGTTTTATGAACAAGCCTTCCGATTTTGTTTCTACTTTGCTGATAGGCAATA from Bacteroidales bacterium includes:
- the lptC gene encoding LPS export ABC transporter periplasmic protein LptC; translation: MNYLLHKTFIVFICIALLLSVSCKNKLEDINAITFADTFPIEAGKNIEIIYSENAQIQTVLKAPEYFRYGGKNPYSEMPKGIDATFYDSSMKVKTRLTSKYAIKYDNKNTMEAKNDVVVINEKGEQLNTEHLIWNEKERKIYTDVFVKITTSDKVFYGDGMDADDSFIKWVIRKPRGTFYINTEDSETE
- a CDS encoding thioredoxin family protein yields the protein MKKLKLFFVFAVFVLSIFNAGAQILNPVKWSYEVKPLENNPAEIILKAKIDEGWNLYAMEVPTGGPLPTEIKFTAARSYKTQGKIITTPKPTEVYDEMFEMKIGKWKKNVSFMQKIIVSGNKDFTINVDIEYMVCNDNSCIPLSENLKIKVEVSKFKMSENNTVPDTTAANTPVIDSSAKTNDSLKTDTASVIQTSEKEKQDGKSIWLIFLFGLGAGFLALLTPCVWPVIPMTVSFFLNKTQSRRSAIRESIIYGLTIIVVYVALGLAISLIFGPDALGKLATSPVFNLFFFALMIVFAIAFFGVFELTLPSRWTSALDKKSEQSGGLIGVFFMGITLVLVSFSCTGPILGALLVETASSANFLSPLMGMLGFSIAMAIPFMLLAVFPSWLKSMPKSGGWMNSVKVVLAFLMLAFSLKFFVTADTVAGWHIMSRELFLAIWITIFVMMGFYLLGKIKMAHDSELKHIGVFRLFLAMTSFVIALILIPGLWGAPLKSISGFMPSITTQSFNLNKQAVAVSDNTDKSLYKDYNTKEGAYGLVHFLDYRQGIEFAKKQNKPVLLDFSGLGCTNCKKMEASVWGEDKVLPLLKKEYVIITLYTDDREELPESEKYVSVVSGKERSIKTYGQKWSDMQAEYYGVNAQPYYVLLDPFTEIKDKNMVNTAKLSEPSAYDADVENYAAFLQKGVDEFKKRHL
- a CDS encoding type III pantothenate kinase yields the protein MTKLVLDIGNSFQKAAIFSNNDMVYFESAENIYVSLESLFCKFHPASAIIASVVEKNKALINLLNSKCPTLICNGQIPTPLTNKYLTPETLGGDRLAAAVAGNQMFPAKNLLVVDAGTCIKYDFVRADATYLGGSIAPGIQMRFNALHTFTGKLPLVERTENTPLTGKNTTQSILSGVLNGTVAEVDGIIYKYNEQYSDIKVVLTGGDADYLAGKLKSKIFAIPNMVLIGLKIILDYNDKEK
- the tilS gene encoding tRNA lysidine(34) synthetase TilS — its product is MLSKFLKHIKQSGLCCETDKILLTVSGGIDSMVMAELFLQGGYHVAIAHCNFALRGNESDHDELFVRNYAKRKKIKYFVKSFDTSAYAKQNKLSIQEAARKLRYSWFEALRKEIHYDYIATAHHADDQIESFFVNLIRGTSIRGLTGIPEKQNHVIRPLLPFFRNELEDYACKHKICFCSDSSNSEDKYLRNKIRLKLLPVLEKIQPEYRKTILECMCRLKNTETIYHHYLESNSPLFVSENGNITLPLEFLKTNTPCSHLLYEYISPYGFNKFVCEDICRTLNNISGKIFYSQTHRLIKDRDYLIIEQIKKPQEAETFLIEKQIKKISEPLVLHLKKIKNTNSEKTNKAKTTALLDYDKLLFPLSLRRWKKGDIFYPLGMKNKKKLSDFFSDNKFSIVEKSNTWILCSGNKIIWIVGHRIDNRFKITPSTHTILEIKWLK